GCAGccagtgctggttttgtctCCTGTGCTTCATGCTACTTCCTCTCTGGTCATCCCATCAGGAGAACCATTTCTTTCTAAGCACGCAGtggttttgaaaacactgaTAAACTTTGGCTtccattttgtaaaataatcaGGAGATACAATTCTGGTTAATAATGGTATGAAATTCTATTGTTATTTTCCAGTGATCGTATCTTTATGTCAAATTTGGATTATGCcaagtgtgggttttttcttgagCGGTGGCTACATTATCTGGTTTCCGGAGTGTAGTGGTGGGCTTGTTTCCATGTATGTTTGAAAGTAAATTGTGTTTTTATTGTCCCTGCTCAGTAGTAAGAGAGTTGAAGTCAGCTTTCTGTTAGAACAGAAATCTAACTGCTGATTTTCATAGTCACTTCTCTTTGTGCAATACCTAATAGCCCTTTGTCAGAAGTAGtcaaaaaatacttatttttctgtgttctgcagAATATTCCCAGATCGTCCCTTTGGTGTCTGTCCTAGGATAGATCCCAGAGGTGTCTCCATGCTGGACACCCTCTTGAAGATGTGCTGAGAGAATCATTAGCTTCTTGCCAACAAAACCAGCTCAAGAACAACAAAGGTGCAGGTGCATTGCTGTGATCAGCTATGCACTTTATGGGTAAAACCAAGGGATATGGGTCATAActgcacagcagagagctgcaCCGAGACTTCGAACAACCTCTGAGTGTCGCCCCCGACCTGCAGCACAGACCAGCTCACCGCAGCGCTGCTGGCGTCGGTGCTCAGCCAGGCATGAGGCTGCGGCCCACCGAAACAGCACGTACTGGTGAGCAGCTCCTACCCCGCGCTGCCCTGTCCTCGGTCAGGCTGCCAAACCCGTTTGCCACATGCATTTACGCAATATTCCCTACCTGCACACCCACAGCACCCTTCCTCCTGGAGCAAAGGCGCTGGAGGATGGAGTTTAACCGGCCGGATGGTGCAGGACTGGCTGGGGGAAGCCTCTGGCCTGTGTTGTGACGGAGGCTGCACAGAATGCTCCTGCTGGTCCCTTCTGAACTGAACCCTCCCTtttgctgggagcagggacGAGTGCTGTGCCTCGGCAGATGGGCCAGACGCCAGAGCGGGAGGGCTGGAACACTCACCCACAGTACACCCGGCTCCTTTCAACGCCACACACGCAGGCAGCCACACGTACctggcctgctgctgcccttctgCCCTCCCATGGGCCTGGGCAGTCTTTCActccctcctgcagcatctcagTGCCAGGCGAGCCCTGGGCACACACGACCGCATCCCAGCTTATGCCCTCACCTCCTGGGACCTGCAAGTGGGGGCTACAACCTCTCCCTCTCAGCAGGCTGGTTGCTCACAGCTCAAGGGAGAGCTTTTCGCCAGGCTGAAGGGACGTTTCTGGGGCTGGTTTTGATTGCTGGGACAAAAGCAATCGGAGCTGGCCGAGGGTGGCAGGGAGGTTACACTGCGCCTCAGGGATGGGACCTGTTAAACTCAGCCTAActgggcaggagaaggggctTTGAGCCCTCCTTGGCACTGGTCACCAGGGCTGAGGGAGCTTCTCAGGGCTGTAGGTTTTAAACCCCTCCGGGCTTAATTGCACCAGAAAGCGAGTTTCCTGAACTGCTCCTCAAGGCTTGCCTGCCTTTGCTTTGTGTCCCACTGAAATATGCAAACATTCAAGACCTTGCTCAGCTGTTTGCAAGCAGAGGAGAAACTGCAAGATCAGGTGTTTCTTTGACACTGCCCTGTTGTCTTCCTGTTCCCTGGAGCCCACCAGCAGCAAACAGGGGGTGCAGCTCAGCTCCCACGAGACCCTCAGCCCAAGGAGAATGGCCTCTTCTACTTGCTGGCATGAAGCCCTGCCTTGCTGCCACCGTTTCACCTCCAGAGCTGGTGTCAGACCCAGCCTAGGCTGTGAAATCACTgcttgttaaaaagaaagaaaaaaaaaaagggaggtgAGCTGCGTGTTACAGAAATGGGTGTGGGTGCTTCTGACAAGGCTCAAGTGCCCCGTGCAATTTGGGCAtgtgctgcaggacagcacTTCTTCGCACGCTATAAGGCAGAGAGCTTTTCGCCTCTCTTTGAAGgcccagtgctgcaggggaCGCTGATCAAAGCTAAAGCAGTTCTCTCCTTTGGTGCACTCCCATTCTCcactgttttgcaaaatgcctgTGGCTGAGCAGTTAATGGAGGCATCTGCTGCACTGGCAGAGTTCACTGACTTAATTAAAGACATCTAACAATTCTGCAGCTGCATGTAAGAGACCGCAAGTACTCACAGGGCTGACACTGAATATCCTCAGCACCGAAAACAAGCATCCCCACTGTGCAGAAAGCGTAGGTACGCAGCCAGACACTCACATGAAAGTAGAAGCAGGGCCCAAAGATTAAGGATGGACTAGAGCCAGCTTGCAACGTGTCTCACCAAGGCCTCACAACACTGGAGAACTGTATGACCTCAGGTCACGCTCACGTAGCTCAGAATGGTCACACTTGCAACAAGTGAGCAGAGCCGGGGACATTCCTCGCCAGTAGGCATGGCTTTACCTGAAAAACGTTTTTAACAGGTATTTTCTCGCTGAGTGAAAATAAGACACTGGTCTTTTAAGCTGGTTTAAAAAGACAGGTTGGAAAAATAATTCGTACCAAGTGGTTAACAAGTGCTCCTCTGCGTGGGGCTGTGTTCTCTCCCTGttaaatgaagaaacatttcaCTCATGGGCATTATTTCTGGTACCACTGGGTATTTGAGCTGATGAGGGACTTTGCAAGTCTGTTATTCTAACCATTTACCAGAGAGGCTCACAGAAGAGGCTGGTGCTTTCTGATTAGACCGCATGTCAGCAGACACCAAGGGCTCTGAGACGGGCTGCTGAGCACaggctcctgccctgcagagctgagggCCATGGAGCTGCGGTTGCCCTTTGACGTGCTCCCaccctgctgggagcagagctgctgagagGCAGGGACACCCACGGGGTCCTGCCAGCGGCTGGGAGCATCGCGCCTGCCCCTTGGAGCTGCGAATGCAACCTCTCGCAGCAGCAATGTCACTGCCGGCTGGCTGGGCGCAGAGCAGACCGAACAATCAATGCTGCGCTGCTTTGGTCGATAGAAATTTACAAATGAACTTCTGTCAGGAGAGGCATCGCTAGCGTGAACTGCCCATACTCTCAGTAATTTTTGTGAGGGAGGTCGGAAGGGGAACGGGCGTATCAAATGCACCAGCACAAACGTGCTGCAGGTGAGGAGAGGTATTTTGGCCACGGGGTAAAGGCTGGTAGGTCTCCATATCCTGCGACCAGCATCTCTCCTACAGAGGAAGGGCATGCCCTCTCCTCcgcagcctgctcctgctgcaaggGGAATTGCCTTTTCCCAACTCTTCCCCGGGATGGGTGAACGCCCGGCACGAGGCACGGGAGAGGGGATGTTAGCTTGGGCAGTGTGTGTCCAGAGCTGTCCTGCGGGTGACACGACAGCCGCCAGCACCAGCCAGTGCTGTTGTGTAACACGTCACGCGGAGCCTGCTCCACGGAGGCAGTGCTTCACCTTCGAGCAAATGCTGGGTTGCTCTCGGATGTGGCACACAAGTGATTTGGGGGACACCACAGCCGTCTGCGGGGCCTAGAGTTAGCTCTTTCTCTGGTCctgcagaaaaatctttccCAGAACCGCGCCCTTGGGTTGGCTTGTGACTTCTGAATGGATTCCTGCCCTTGGTTTTGCACTCTCACTCGCTGAAGGACAGGGGCAGATAAAGGGCAAAATAAGacatatttaggaaaaaagcagcatgcGGCCTTTTCAGACACAGACTTCTccacaaacaggaaaatttatCTAATTCTAGCATGCAGAGAAGGGattgagaaaaaacaaagaacaagcacattttcttttttctgctatCCCATATGATACCATATAATCTGCCATTAGATAATCAAagcagttttattaaaataaaaagtaaaacttaaGACATCCAATGTCCCTGAGAAGGAAACCCAGACCAACCTATTCCCTACACCAGACCAGAAGATACAATCACTAGACACAAGAAATGGGAGACTTTGGCCCAGAGCATCAAGCCTGGAGCAGGTTTGGTTCGctctcccctgctctgctctcttcTAGAGatctgccacctccctgcctgcctgtagCTATGTTCCTGCCTGCACACATGCACTTCTCACTGTGCCCTCTGCTCGTCTGAAAACCCACTAAGTGCCAGTTTCAATCTAGTCGATTAGAGCATGTTGAGCCCCAAGACCTGGTAGCAGGCAAGGTAGGGGGTGTGACGGCGACACCCCCCCACACTTCATGATGCCAGAAGATGTTTCTACTTGGACAAAGCTGGGTGGGGATAATGGTAACGGAGGATAGCGTCTGGATGCAGAAGGCCAGTCATgagccagcactgcagggcaggTTAGTCAGGTGGATGTATTTGTAGCTTTTGTGTCACTCATTAGAAtcttctctgcagcagggaggaggggcaGTACCAGCCCTGCCCCCCGCTGTCTGCTCATACCTGCCCTCTCCAATTCATTTGACTTTACCTCTGAAAGGTGCTGCACCCCTTGTGCCACCCCTCCCGAGTAGCAGGAAGGGAGCAGGCTCCAGCTGGCCGTCTTCGGGAGGGCCAGGGAGCCCAGTGGAGGTGGGCTGCACAGGAAAAGCCTGAACAAACTGGGAAATAGATTTTAAGGCAGGTCTGGTAGATCCAGCTGGTCTTGAGTGAATTGTGATCATCTCTCTGTTGGCCCCCACCATGATTTCCTTTGTGGGCTGTGGATGCTGCTCCTCCCTCCCACAAAGACAGACTGGAAGAGAAGTACAGCTGTGAAGATCTGAAGGCAGAGGTGATGGCCTTACACAGCAATGAGCAAAGGCGGCAGGCAAGGCTGGTGCTGGGAAGGAAGGGTGGTGATGGAAGTGGTTACTTGCAGCAAGGGGGGGACTGAGATTCATCATCAGCCAAAGTTATTCTCTGCAAAGGAAAGTCAGTGAGGAAAAGACAGCGCAATTACAGCATCTGTTTCATGAAATCAGACTCCATTAAATGTATATAGCAGGCATCGGCGCAATCACAGCTTGTTGCTTGGCTGGCTGAGGTAGGACATCCACTCTTTGAGGGGCGGGTTCCCCATAGCTACCAGCTTTTTCAGAAAGGCACGGGGCTGTAGCCCCGGAACATCAGGGTGGGCCTCGGAGTATTTCTGCAGTTTAGCCAGAACACGAGGGAGCCCAACGGTGGAAGCATAGTACATGGGGCCACCCCTGTGCTTTGGCCACCCATAGCCATTGATGTAAATTACATCCAGGTGTTCTGGGCCTGATGCTATTCCCTCAGCCAGGATGTCAAACCCTTCGTTGATGAGGGAAAACAAGCACCGCTCCAGGATTTCCTCCTGATCTATAAGGCGGGTCTTGATGCGATGGGTGTCTCTGTACTGGGACAGAAAGCTGTGAAGCCATGGATCTGGCTTGGCTGTCCTGCCCCCAGCCTTCTCGTACTGGTACCATCCTTTCCCAGCTTTCTGGCCGAACCTGCCATTCTCACACAGAAGATCCGGCAGCGGACTGTAGCGATGGCCGTGCCGCTGGCGGGCTGGTGTTCCTGCAGGTAGCGAGGCCCCAGTGAGACCCTGCCCCTTTCGAGACCTCCAGCCCACATCCAGCCCAGCAAGATCAGACATTCGGAAAGGTCCTATCTTAAACCCAAAATCTTCAAGAACCTGATCTACTGCTTCTGGTCTGCTTCCTTCCTCTACAAGGAAAACTGCCTGTTGTACATATGGAAACATCATTCGATtcccaacaaacccaaaacaattcCCTACCACCACTCCGacttttttcagtgctttggctAGCTGCATAGCAGTGGCAATGGCAGTGGCAGATGTGTGATGGCCATAGATTATTTCCAGTAGCCTCATCACATGAGCAGGGGCGAAAAAGTGTGTGCCAATGACCTGCTGCGGGTGGCTCGTGGCAGAAGCTATTTCATCGATGTCCAGGGCTGATGTGTTTGTACACAGAAAGGCCCCTGGCTTGCAGATTCTTGATAGCTTGTGGaatatttccttctttagtGCCATGTTCTCAAACACAGCTTCAATGACTAGATCTACATCACACAACACATCAAAGTCCACAGTGAACTGGAGACGTGCAGGGTTATGAAAATCCAGAGTCTGGGCACCCGGCTCCATTTTCATAGCCTCACGTTCCAAAAGGAGCatcacagcttttcttcccGTGCTCAGATAATCCAGATCCTGCTCCAGGGCTACCACAGGTATGTTGGCTTTAACCAGAGAAGTCACAATGCCTCGGCCCATTGTTCCCAGCCCTAGGGATAAAAGTGAGACAGAATCAGAGACtatgaataaaaaatgttacaattAATCACTTGATGGTAGCATTTCCTTTGTATCTGCAGGATAAAAAGTGGAAGCCTATGCAAAACGAGTGgtgcacagacagaaaaaaagaactgaagactgggaaaaaggaactgaatttcctttttcagtgaGCCTAAATGTTTGAAAAGCAGTAGCATAAAGGCAAGTTAATGTC
This genomic stretch from Falco biarmicus isolate bFalBia1 chromosome 13, bFalBia1.pri, whole genome shotgun sequence harbors:
- the EHHADH gene encoding peroxisomal bifunctional enzyme; this translates as MAQYARGAAAVAVIRLRNPPVNALSLTVLQELENGLKRAHADPSVKAVTICGENGKFSAGADIRGFSSPKTRGIALGPIVSLIERSEKPVVAAIEGVALGGGLEVALGCHYRIAHVKAQMGFPEVTIGLLPGAEGTQRLPRLIGVPAALDIITTGKHIPATEALKLGLVDEVVEENTVEAAIRLANKVIGQPLGPRRLSLKPIPKLPNMEAFLSKALVKVKKQAHGCLAPELCFQAVKAATEQPFVDGVRKERELFNVLLTSGQAQALQYAFFAERATQKWTTPSGASWKSASPQPIRKAAVIGLGTMGRGIVTSLVKANIPVVALEQDLDYLSTGRKAVMLLLEREAMKMEPGAQTLDFHNPARLQFTVDFDVLCDVDLVIEAVFENMALKKEIFHKLSRICKPGAFLCTNTSALDIDEIASATSHPQQVIGTHFFAPAHVMRLLEIIYGHHTSATAIATAMQLAKALKKVGVVVGNCFGFVGNRMMFPYVQQAVFLVEEGSRPEAVDQVLEDFGFKIGPFRMSDLAGLDVGWRSRKGQGLTGASLPAGTPARQRHGHRYSPLPDLLCENGRFGQKAGKGWYQYEKAGGRTAKPDPWLHSFLSQYRDTHRIKTRLIDQEEILERCLFSLINEGFDILAEGIASGPEHLDVIYINGYGWPKHRGGPMYYASTVGLPRVLAKLQKYSEAHPDVPGLQPRAFLKKLVAMGNPPLKEWMSYLSQPSNKL